In Plantibacter sp. PA-3-X8, one DNA window encodes the following:
- a CDS encoding AAA family ATPase, producing the protein MYLKSLTLKGFKSFAHPTTFAFEQGVTCVVGPNGSGKSNVVDALAWVMGEQGAKTLRGGKMEDVIFAGTSTRGPLGRAEVTLTIDNSDGALPIEYTEVTISRTLFRNGGSEYAINGDTCRLLDVQELLSDSGLGREMHVIVGQGQLDAVLRATPEERRGFIEEAAGILKHRRRKEKTLRKLEAMQTNLTRLSDLAGEIRRQLKPLGRQAEIAREAQTIAAVVRDARARILADDVVGLRRSLDEHNRSESERHSERLVLQEQLEQAELRINRIEQAQLGDAVDDARRITFELESVQERLRNLYTLANQRLALLGSSTDTTAAEPRITKQMVADATAEIDGLRVAVADAERALQEAQADTRAKRAALDAVDVEIAAQSALVSRHDLELSKLAGAVDAAGSKLAAVRGEALRQQNAIDAAALRLDAARLEYEALEDDPTLADAADSGLDDAYEAAQRGAAEAEGEIEGLREQLHTLERERDSLGAKTSALSRALDLKTGSAELAASGIDGIDGIVADRVQVRPGHESAVAAALGTLAEAAVAVDRHAARRALDHAADQDLGRVEIVIADGARHVPDAPAGFTSAAELVEAPPGVLGILASVLVVDSLDDAIAAYDRLGSSLSAFTLVTRDGAVVTDSIVRGGSGGAQSRIELLAERDAAADRHGEVESLIERARFALAEQRTILQEAKQTAQAALSALREFDANRASQAERVNRVTVRYESAQAEHDRLLAAAGTAEAAVADAAAAVERAKLDHDTARARPRPLLDVSARDGLSAELDAAREAEVQHRLLLETARERVRAEELAVANLERQRQADQAAAEEAARRAVIRARQAAAATAVTEALPPVLDSADRSVTEARVALAAAEATRSSRNAELVRLRGEEHTLRQRLQVVTESVHGLELQIYEKKLHLSGLLERAGSELGLVEDVLVAEYGPEVPVPVDPPTPRATARSAVRTADDTGPEVSPETTTPDSDEAPEALADGPATPDAEPEEEPTEESDDVPTTPYVRAEQQKRLAAAERTYAQLGRVNPLALEEFAALEQRHRFLTEQLADLTSTRADLLSIIEDIDGKMEVIFASAFADTEAAFTEVFPILFPGGTGSISLTDPEHMLTTGIEVSVKPAGKKIERLSLLSGGERSLAAVALLIAIFKARPSPFYIMDEVEAALDDANLGRLLTIFEDLRQTSQLIVITHQKRTMEIADALYGVSMRQDGVSAVVGQRVAAERAS; encoded by the coding sequence GTGTACCTGAAGAGCCTGACGCTCAAAGGGTTCAAGTCCTTCGCGCACCCCACCACCTTCGCGTTCGAGCAGGGCGTCACCTGCGTCGTGGGTCCCAACGGTTCCGGCAAGTCGAACGTCGTCGACGCGCTCGCCTGGGTGATGGGCGAGCAGGGGGCGAAGACCCTCCGCGGCGGCAAGATGGAGGACGTCATCTTCGCCGGCACGTCGACCAGAGGACCGCTCGGTCGAGCCGAGGTCACGCTCACCATCGACAACAGCGACGGCGCACTGCCCATCGAGTACACCGAGGTGACGATCAGCCGCACCCTGTTCCGCAACGGCGGGAGCGAGTACGCCATCAACGGCGACACGTGCCGGTTGCTCGATGTCCAAGAGCTCCTGAGCGACTCCGGCCTCGGCCGCGAGATGCACGTCATCGTCGGGCAAGGACAGCTCGACGCGGTGCTGCGGGCGACGCCCGAGGAGCGACGCGGCTTCATCGAGGAGGCGGCCGGCATCCTGAAGCACCGTCGACGCAAGGAGAAGACGCTCCGGAAGCTCGAGGCGATGCAGACCAACCTCACGCGGCTGAGCGACCTCGCCGGGGAGATCCGTCGGCAGCTGAAGCCGCTCGGCCGTCAGGCGGAGATCGCCCGGGAGGCGCAGACGATCGCAGCGGTCGTCCGCGACGCCCGCGCTCGGATCCTCGCGGACGACGTCGTGGGCCTCCGGCGTTCCCTCGACGAGCACAACCGGTCGGAGAGCGAGCGCCACAGCGAGCGCCTCGTCCTGCAGGAGCAGCTGGAACAGGCGGAACTGCGGATCAACCGGATCGAGCAGGCGCAACTCGGCGACGCGGTCGACGACGCCCGCCGGATCACCTTTGAACTCGAGAGCGTGCAGGAACGCCTCCGGAACCTGTACACGCTGGCCAACCAGCGGCTCGCCCTGCTCGGATCATCGACGGACACGACGGCCGCCGAACCGCGGATCACGAAGCAGATGGTCGCCGACGCGACCGCCGAGATCGACGGACTGCGGGTGGCGGTCGCCGACGCGGAGCGCGCGTTGCAGGAGGCGCAGGCGGACACCCGCGCGAAGCGCGCCGCACTCGACGCGGTGGACGTCGAGATCGCGGCGCAGAGCGCGCTCGTGTCACGACACGACCTGGAGCTCTCCAAGCTCGCGGGCGCCGTCGACGCCGCCGGGTCCAAACTCGCCGCGGTCCGTGGCGAGGCGTTGCGCCAGCAGAACGCGATCGACGCCGCTGCCCTCCGTCTGGACGCCGCACGGCTGGAGTACGAGGCGCTCGAGGACGACCCGACCCTGGCGGACGCCGCCGACTCCGGACTCGACGACGCCTACGAGGCGGCCCAACGCGGCGCAGCGGAGGCCGAGGGGGAGATCGAGGGCCTGCGCGAGCAGCTCCACACCCTCGAACGTGAACGCGATTCGCTCGGCGCCAAGACCAGTGCACTCTCGCGCGCCCTCGACCTCAAGACCGGCTCGGCCGAACTCGCTGCGAGCGGGATCGACGGGATCGACGGGATCGTCGCGGACCGGGTGCAGGTCCGACCCGGCCACGAGTCGGCGGTGGCCGCAGCGCTCGGCACGCTCGCGGAGGCCGCCGTCGCCGTCGACCGGCACGCCGCCCGTCGGGCGCTCGATCACGCGGCCGACCAGGATCTCGGCCGGGTCGAGATCGTCATCGCCGACGGTGCGCGACACGTCCCGGACGCGCCCGCCGGGTTCACCTCGGCTGCCGAGCTGGTGGAGGCCCCTCCTGGCGTGCTAGGGATCCTCGCCTCGGTCCTCGTCGTCGACTCGCTCGACGACGCGATCGCGGCGTACGACCGACTCGGCTCGTCACTCAGCGCGTTCACCCTCGTGACCCGTGACGGCGCGGTCGTCACGGACAGCATCGTCCGCGGGGGGAGCGGCGGAGCGCAGAGCCGCATCGAACTGCTGGCTGAACGCGATGCGGCAGCCGATCGACACGGCGAGGTCGAGTCGCTCATCGAACGGGCGCGCTTCGCTCTGGCCGAGCAGCGCACGATCCTGCAGGAGGCGAAGCAGACCGCGCAGGCGGCGCTTAGCGCCCTCCGCGAGTTCGACGCCAACCGTGCCTCACAGGCCGAGCGCGTGAACCGGGTCACGGTTCGGTACGAATCCGCGCAGGCCGAACACGACCGCCTCCTCGCAGCTGCCGGGACGGCGGAGGCGGCCGTCGCCGACGCCGCTGCCGCCGTGGAGCGGGCCAAGCTGGACCACGACACCGCTCGCGCGCGTCCACGACCGCTCCTCGACGTCTCGGCACGCGACGGGCTCTCCGCCGAACTGGACGCGGCGCGCGAGGCCGAAGTGCAGCACCGCCTCCTCCTCGAGACCGCGCGCGAACGCGTGCGGGCGGAGGAGCTCGCGGTCGCGAACCTCGAGCGGCAGCGGCAGGCCGACCAGGCGGCAGCTGAGGAAGCGGCTCGGCGTGCCGTCATCCGTGCGCGCCAGGCCGCGGCCGCCACCGCGGTGACGGAGGCGCTCCCGCCCGTCCTCGACTCGGCCGACCGGTCGGTCACCGAGGCCCGCGTCGCCCTCGCGGCAGCCGAGGCGACGCGGTCCAGCCGGAACGCCGAACTCGTGCGACTGCGCGGCGAGGAGCACACGCTCCGGCAGCGGCTGCAGGTCGTCACCGAGAGCGTACACGGCCTCGAACTCCAGATCTACGAGAAGAAGCTCCACTTGTCCGGTCTGCTCGAGCGCGCCGGGTCGGAGCTGGGACTCGTCGAGGACGTGCTCGTCGCGGAGTACGGGCCTGAGGTTCCGGTGCCCGTCGACCCGCCGACACCCCGCGCGACCGCCCGCTCGGCTGTGCGAACGGCCGACGACACCGGTCCGGAGGTCTCACCCGAGACGACGACACCCGACTCGGACGAGGCGCCCGAGGCACTTGCCGACGGACCCGCGACGCCGGACGCCGAGCCGGAGGAGGAACCTACCGAGGAGTCGGACGACGTGCCGACGACGCCCTACGTCCGCGCCGAGCAGCAGAAGCGTCTCGCAGCAGCGGAGCGCACCTACGCCCAACTCGGGCGGGTCAACCCGCTCGCGCTCGAGGAGTTCGCGGCACTCGAACAGCGCCACCGCTTCCTCACCGAACAGCTCGCCGACCTCACCAGCACCCGCGCCGACCTGCTGTCGATCATCGAGGACATCGACGGGAAGATGGAGGTCATCTTCGCCTCGGCGTTCGCCGACACCGAAGCGGCCTTCACCGAGGTGTTCCCGATCCTGTTCCCGGGCGGCACGGGCAGCATCTCGCTCACCGACCCCGAGCACATGCTCACCACGGGCATCGAGGTGTCGGTCAAGCCCGCCGGCAAGAAGATCGAGCGCCTGTCGCTCCTGTCGGGCGGGGAGCGCTCGCTCGCCGCGGTCGCCCTCCTCATCGCCATCTTCAAAGCCCGACCGAGCCCGTTCTACATCATGGACGAGGTGGAGGCGGCCCTCGACGACGCGAACCTCGGGCGGCTCCTCACCATCTTCGAGGACCTCCGTCAGACGAGCCAGCTCATCGTCATCACGCACCAGAAGCGCACCATGGAGATCGCCGACGCCCTCTACGGCGTCTCGATGCGCCAGGACGGGGTGTCGGCCGTCGTCGGTCAGCGCGTGGCAGCAGAACGCGCGAGCTGA
- the ftsY gene encoding signal recognition particle-docking protein FtsY has product MAARTPWSLSGALKGMFQRPTIDETTWEDLEDALIGADFGPDVTESIVTGLHASVDRYRTTDPRDLQRMLREEVEERLSKFDTTLKLSERPAVVLVVGVNGVGKTTTIGKFAKFLRNYDRTVVVGAADTFRAAAVEQLATWAERAGAQIVRPQQQGQDPASVAFQTIEYAKQTGTEIVIIDTAGRLQTKGGLMDELSKIRRVVEKQAPIAEVLLVLDATTGQNGLSQAQAFIEHAGVTGLVLTKLDGSAKGGFVLAVQEKTGIPIKLVGQGEGIGDLTGFTPHVFAQNLVGS; this is encoded by the coding sequence ATGGCTGCACGCACACCCTGGTCACTCTCCGGTGCCCTCAAAGGCATGTTCCAACGTCCGACGATCGACGAGACCACCTGGGAGGACCTCGAGGACGCGCTCATCGGCGCGGACTTCGGCCCCGACGTCACCGAGTCGATCGTCACGGGCCTGCACGCCTCCGTTGACCGCTACCGCACCACCGACCCGCGCGACCTCCAGCGTATGCTGCGCGAGGAGGTCGAGGAGCGGCTGTCGAAGTTCGACACGACGCTGAAGCTCAGCGAGCGTCCGGCGGTCGTCCTCGTCGTCGGCGTCAACGGGGTCGGCAAGACGACCACCATCGGCAAGTTCGCGAAGTTCCTCCGCAACTACGACCGCACCGTCGTCGTGGGGGCAGCGGACACCTTCCGCGCCGCTGCCGTCGAGCAGCTGGCGACCTGGGCTGAGCGCGCGGGCGCACAGATCGTCCGCCCCCAGCAGCAGGGGCAGGACCCGGCCTCCGTCGCCTTCCAGACGATCGAGTACGCCAAGCAGACCGGCACCGAGATCGTCATCATCGACACCGCTGGTCGGCTGCAGACGAAGGGCGGGCTCATGGACGAGCTGTCCAAGATCCGTCGCGTCGTCGAGAAGCAGGCGCCCATCGCCGAGGTCCTCCTCGTGCTCGACGCGACGACCGGTCAGAACGGTCTGTCACAGGCGCAGGCGTTCATCGAGCACGCCGGGGTGACCGGGCTCGTCCTGACGAAGCTCGACGGCTCCGCGAAGGGCGGGTTCGTCCTCGCCGTGCAGGAGAAGACCGGCATCCCGATCAAGCTCGTCGGTCAGGGCGAGGGCATCGGCGACCTCACCGGCTTCACGCCGCACGTCTTCGCACAGAACCTGGTGGGCAGCTGA
- a CDS encoding DUF2004 domain-containing protein, whose product MAIEHDYFGIIATEPGGGVYWSDNIDVGEQSVSISLSAPDEDDIPADALDLAAAMILALEGFDLRSREAMLSEVDDRTSEVTEYIIQAVEELGESLPDVLVDESGDRDVDVIRSMTLLSVGFAPHQHNGDEAFAIFEYSLDADQLDGVLMVAYTSDGEVTGVTSED is encoded by the coding sequence ATGGCGATCGAACACGACTACTTCGGCATCATCGCGACCGAGCCTGGCGGTGGCGTCTACTGGTCCGACAACATCGACGTCGGGGAGCAGTCCGTCTCCATCTCGTTGAGCGCCCCCGACGAGGACGACATCCCGGCCGACGCACTCGACCTGGCGGCGGCGATGATCCTCGCTCTGGAGGGCTTCGACCTGCGCTCGCGTGAGGCGATGCTGAGCGAGGTCGACGACCGCACCTCCGAGGTGACGGAGTACATCATCCAGGCCGTCGAGGAGCTGGGGGAGTCCCTGCCGGACGTCCTGGTCGACGAGTCCGGAGACCGCGACGTCGACGTCATCCGGTCGATGACGCTGCTGAGCGTCGGGTTCGCGCCGCATCAGCACAACGGCGACGAGGCGTTCGCGATCTTCGAGTACTCGCTCGACGCGGACCAGCTCGACGGCGTGCTCATGGTCGCATACACCTCCGACGGCGAGGTCACCGGGGTCACGAGCGAGGACTGA
- the lipA gene encoding lipoyl synthase translates to MSGCGAPAPAPAADTGGRKLLRLEVRNAQTPIERKPDWIKTRATMGPEYRQLQALVQEEGLHTVCQEAGCPNIFECWEDREATFLIGGSQCTRRCDFCQIDTGKPADYDRDEPRRVADSVQRMRLRYATVTGVARDDLPDEGAWLHAETVRRIHETNPGTGVEILATDFSGNPDLLGEVFASRPEVFAHNVETVPRIFKRIRPAFRYERSLDVLTQARAAGLITKSNLILGMGEDRSEISQALEDLHEAGTDIITVTQYLRPTPRHLPVDRWVKPQEFLEIKEEAEEIGFLGVLAGPLVRSSYRAGRLWAQSMTAKGREVPEGLQHLADASLGFAQAV, encoded by the coding sequence GTGAGCGGCTGCGGCGCACCGGCACCCGCTCCCGCGGCGGACACCGGCGGACGGAAGCTCCTGCGGCTCGAGGTCCGGAACGCCCAGACCCCCATCGAGCGGAAGCCCGACTGGATCAAGACCCGCGCGACGATGGGACCCGAGTACCGACAGCTCCAGGCGCTCGTGCAGGAGGAGGGCCTCCACACTGTCTGCCAGGAAGCCGGCTGCCCGAACATCTTCGAGTGCTGGGAGGACCGCGAGGCGACCTTCCTCATCGGCGGGTCGCAGTGCACGAGGCGCTGCGACTTCTGCCAGATCGACACCGGCAAGCCGGCCGACTACGACCGCGACGAGCCGCGACGGGTGGCCGACTCGGTGCAGCGGATGCGGCTGCGCTACGCGACCGTCACCGGTGTGGCGCGCGACGACCTCCCCGACGAGGGGGCGTGGCTGCACGCCGAGACCGTCCGGCGCATCCACGAGACGAACCCGGGGACGGGGGTCGAGATCCTCGCGACCGACTTCTCCGGCAACCCCGACCTCCTCGGCGAGGTGTTCGCCTCCCGACCGGAGGTGTTCGCACACAACGTTGAGACGGTCCCACGCATCTTCAAGCGGATCAGGCCCGCCTTCCGCTACGAGCGCTCCCTCGACGTCCTGACCCAGGCGCGTGCGGCCGGCCTCATCACGAAGTCCAACCTCATCCTCGGGATGGGCGAGGACCGGAGTGAGATCAGTCAGGCGCTCGAGGATCTGCACGAGGCCGGCACCGACATCATCACCGTCACCCAGTACCTCCGGCCGACGCCTCGACACCTCCCGGTCGACCGCTGGGTCAAGCCGCAGGAGTTCCTCGAGATCAAGGAGGAGGCCGAGGAGATCGGGTTCCTCGGTGTGCTCGCGGGACCGCTCGTCAGATCGTCCTATCGCGCCGGACGCCTCTGGGCGCAGTCGATGACCGCGAAGGGCCGCGAGGTCCCCGAGGGACTGCAGCACCTCGCAGACGCCTCACTCGGCTTCGCCCAGGCGGTCTGA
- the lipB gene encoding lipoyl(octanoyl) transferase LipB, protein MTQLLIAGLAPAFVPYREGWALQRRVHEAVVSGAGPEHLILCEHEPVYTAGKLTRPHERPDDGTPVVEVDRGGRITWHGPGQLTGYPIVRLPEPVDVVAHVRLLEEVMLQTITELGVIGRRIDGRSGVWVDPVAGGPAAKIGAVGVRVQAGVTLHGFALNCDNSLEPFGHIVACGIADAGVTTISAELGRGITPSDVAERVSEIFEALRPGWTAASVTTIGAAA, encoded by the coding sequence ATGACACAGCTCCTCATCGCCGGGCTCGCGCCCGCATTCGTCCCGTACCGCGAGGGTTGGGCGCTGCAGCGTCGGGTCCATGAGGCGGTCGTCAGCGGAGCAGGGCCGGAGCACCTCATCCTGTGCGAGCACGAGCCCGTGTACACGGCGGGCAAGCTGACCCGTCCCCACGAGCGTCCCGACGACGGCACACCGGTCGTCGAGGTCGACCGCGGCGGCCGCATCACCTGGCACGGCCCCGGGCAGCTCACCGGCTATCCGATCGTCCGCCTCCCGGAGCCGGTCGACGTCGTCGCACACGTCCGCCTGCTCGAGGAGGTCATGCTGCAGACGATCACCGAGCTCGGCGTCATCGGCCGCCGCATCGACGGACGGTCGGGTGTCTGGGTCGACCCCGTCGCCGGCGGACCGGCCGCGAAGATCGGCGCCGTCGGTGTCCGGGTGCAGGCGGGGGTCACGCTGCACGGCTTCGCGCTCAACTGCGACAACTCCCTCGAGCCCTTCGGCCACATCGTCGCGTGCGGTATCGCCGATGCCGGGGTCACCACGATCAGCGCCGAGCTCGGTCGAGGGATCACGCCGAGCGACGTCGCCGAGCGCGTCTCCGAGATCTTCGAAGCGCTCCGGCCCGGTTGGACGGCCGCGTCCGTGACCACGATCGGAGCGGCCGCGTGA
- the ffh gene encoding signal recognition particle protein — MATFGTLSDRLADTFKNLRTKGKLSAADVDGTVREIRRALLDADVALDVVKDFTGRVRERALGDEVSKALNPAQQVVQIVNDELVTILGGQQRRLEFAKKPPTVIMLAGLQGAGKTTLAGKLAKWLKKDGHTPLLVASDLQRPNAVNQLQVVGEQAGVPVYAPEPGNGVGDPVKVARDGVRFAEQKLYDTVIVDTAGRLGVDAELMKQASNIRKAVDPDEVLFVIDAMIGQDAVATAKAFLDGVDFTGVVLSKLDGDARGGAALSIASVTGRPIMFASTGEGLDDFEPFHPDRMASRILDLGDILTLIEQAQQNFDEEEARKVAEKFATDSFTLDDFLKQMQQLRGMGSIKKMMGMLPGMGQMKEQLQNFDEREIVRTEAIIQSMTTAERTNPKILNGSRRLRIAKGSGMTVTEVNALVNRFEQAAKMMKTVAKGGVPNIPGMGPVPGARTNRPKPQAKKKGSRSGNPAKRAAENAGAVETQAAATGAGFGLGGGSSSGSAAPTEAELAELQKFLGR, encoded by the coding sequence ATGGCAACGTTCGGCACACTCTCTGACCGCCTCGCGGACACGTTCAAGAACCTCCGCACCAAGGGCAAGCTCTCCGCGGCCGATGTCGACGGCACCGTCCGCGAGATCCGTCGCGCCCTCCTCGACGCGGACGTCGCACTCGACGTCGTCAAGGACTTCACGGGTCGCGTGCGCGAGCGCGCCCTCGGCGACGAGGTGAGCAAGGCGCTCAACCCGGCGCAGCAGGTCGTCCAGATCGTCAACGACGAGCTCGTCACGATCCTCGGCGGACAGCAGCGGCGTCTCGAGTTCGCGAAGAAGCCGCCGACCGTCATCATGCTCGCCGGACTCCAGGGTGCCGGAAAGACGACGCTCGCCGGCAAGCTCGCCAAGTGGCTCAAGAAGGACGGCCACACGCCGCTCCTCGTCGCGTCCGACCTCCAGCGCCCCAACGCCGTCAACCAGCTCCAGGTCGTCGGAGAGCAGGCGGGCGTCCCCGTCTACGCTCCCGAGCCCGGCAACGGGGTCGGCGACCCGGTCAAGGTCGCCCGCGACGGCGTCCGGTTCGCCGAGCAGAAGCTCTACGACACCGTCATCGTCGACACCGCAGGACGACTCGGCGTCGACGCCGAGCTCATGAAGCAGGCGTCGAACATCCGCAAGGCGGTCGATCCCGACGAGGTCCTCTTCGTCATCGACGCGATGATCGGTCAGGACGCGGTCGCGACGGCCAAGGCCTTCCTCGACGGCGTCGACTTCACCGGTGTGGTGCTCTCCAAGCTCGACGGCGACGCCCGCGGTGGTGCGGCACTCTCGATCGCCTCGGTCACCGGACGCCCCATCATGTTCGCGTCGACCGGTGAGGGTCTCGACGACTTCGAGCCGTTCCACCCCGACCGCATGGCGAGCCGGATCCTCGACCTCGGTGACATCCTCACCCTCATCGAGCAGGCGCAGCAGAACTTCGACGAGGAGGAGGCGCGCAAGGTCGCGGAGAAGTTCGCGACCGACTCCTTCACGCTCGACGACTTCCTCAAGCAGATGCAGCAGCTGCGCGGCATGGGTTCCATCAAGAAGATGATGGGCATGCTCCCCGGCATGGGGCAGATGAAGGAGCAGCTCCAGAACTTCGACGAACGCGAGATCGTCCGCACCGAGGCCATCATCCAGTCGATGACCACGGCCGAGCGCACGAACCCGAAGATCCTCAACGGATCCCGGCGCCTGCGCATCGCCAAGGGTTCCGGCATGACCGTCACCGAGGTCAACGCCCTCGTCAACCGCTTCGAGCAGGCGGCCAAGATGATGAAGACCGTCGCCAAGGGTGGCGTGCCGAACATCCCCGGGATGGGTCCGGTCCCCGGTGCGCGGACGAACCGACCGAAGCCGCAGGCCAAGAAGAAGGGTTCCCGCTCAGGCAACCCGGCCAAGCGCGCGGCGGAGAACGCCGGCGCCGTCGAGACGCAGGCCGCCGCTACGGGCGCTGGATTCGGCCTCGGCGGCGGTTCGTCGTCGGGATCGGCAGCCCCGACCGAGGCGGAGCTCGCCGAGCTGCAGAAGTTCCTGGGTCGCTGA
- a CDS encoding META domain-containing protein codes for MCALRTAASVVAVVLAAGMLAGCSAPPPGERVLGTWGEGTGAADPHLVFTDDGRVSGSDGCNSLSGSWRAEDDAVVVSDVASTLMACPGVDTWLRGIAQATLSDDGRRLNVTDDAGTRIGTLDRAE; via the coding sequence ATGTGCGCGCTGAGGACAGCGGCTTCGGTCGTTGCAGTCGTCCTGGCCGCGGGCATGCTCGCCGGGTGCTCCGCTCCGCCTCCGGGCGAACGCGTCCTGGGCACCTGGGGTGAGGGGACCGGCGCCGCCGACCCGCACCTGGTGTTCACCGACGACGGTCGCGTGAGTGGTTCGGACGGCTGCAACAGCCTCTCCGGCTCCTGGCGCGCCGAGGACGACGCGGTCGTCGTCTCCGACGTCGCGAGCACCCTGATGGCGTGCCCGGGCGTCGACACCTGGCTGCGGGGGATCGCACAGGCGACACTCTCGGACGACGGCCGCCGCCTGAACGTGACCGACGACGCCGGCACGCGGATCGGGACGCTCGACCGCGCTGAGTGA
- a CDS encoding glutamate--cysteine ligase, with protein sequence MPIEFARSERSTVGLEWEVALVDRDTGDLVGAADTVLSELRKSDGSDHSQITNELLLNTVELVSGVHHTVPEAIADLEGQLAEVRAITDPMGVELICSGSHPFGQWYDQQVTDKPRYHKLIDRTQWWGRNMMIWGVHAHVGVETVDKVLPIMNGLLTYLPHLQALSASSPYWGGVDTGYASNRALMFQQLPTAGLPYQLSDWEQFEAYVDDMTVTGIIEDHTEVRWDVRPSPQWGTVEMRACDGASTVAEFGALASLIHCLTEHLSDRLDAGERLQTLQPWYVRENKWRAARYGLDAEIILDSSGHERLVTDDLHDLLDTLAPVARRLGCAEELASIATIIEHGASYQRQLAVAHANGGSLQAVVSSLAKELRHGVQPSA encoded by the coding sequence ATGCCCATCGAGTTCGCCAGATCCGAGCGTTCGACCGTCGGCCTCGAATGGGAGGTCGCCCTCGTCGACCGCGACACCGGCGATCTCGTCGGCGCAGCGGACACCGTCCTGTCGGAACTTCGCAAGAGCGACGGTTCCGATCATTCGCAGATCACCAACGAGCTGCTGCTCAACACCGTCGAACTCGTCTCGGGTGTGCACCACACGGTCCCCGAGGCGATCGCGGACCTCGAAGGCCAGCTGGCCGAGGTGCGGGCGATCACGGATCCGATGGGCGTCGAACTCATCTGCAGCGGTTCGCACCCGTTCGGCCAGTGGTACGACCAGCAGGTCACCGACAAGCCCCGCTACCACAAGCTCATCGACCGCACCCAGTGGTGGGGTCGCAACATGATGATCTGGGGCGTGCACGCGCACGTCGGCGTCGAGACGGTCGACAAGGTCCTCCCGATCATGAACGGGCTGCTGACCTATCTGCCCCACCTCCAGGCGCTATCGGCGTCCAGCCCCTACTGGGGCGGGGTCGACACCGGGTACGCGTCGAACCGCGCGCTCATGTTCCAGCAGCTCCCGACGGCGGGCCTCCCCTACCAACTCTCGGACTGGGAGCAGTTCGAGGCCTACGTCGACGACATGACGGTGACCGGCATCATCGAGGACCACACCGAGGTCCGCTGGGACGTGCGACCGTCGCCGCAGTGGGGCACGGTGGAGATGCGTGCGTGCGACGGAGCGTCGACCGTCGCGGAGTTCGGGGCCCTCGCCTCGCTCATCCACTGCCTCACCGAGCACCTGTCCGACCGCCTCGACGCCGGAGAGCGCCTACAGACCCTGCAGCCGTGGTACGTCCGCGAGAACAAGTGGCGTGCTGCGCGGTACGGCCTGGACGCCGAGATCATCCTCGACTCCTCGGGCCACGAGCGCCTCGTGACCGACGACCTGCACGACCTGCTCGACACCCTCGCGCCGGTCGCCCGTCGGCTCGGCTGTGCAGAAGAACTGGCGAGCATCGCCACGATCATCGAGCACGGCGCGAGCTACCAGCGGCAGCTCGCCGTCGCCCACGCGAACGGCGGCAGCCTGCAGGCGGTGGTGAGCTCGCTCGCGAAGGAGCTGCGACACGGGGTTCAGCCCTCCGCCTGA
- the rpsP gene encoding 30S ribosomal protein S16 produces the protein MAVKIRLKRLGKIRAPYYRIVVADSRTKRDGRVIEEIGKYHPTEEPSFIEVDSERAQYWLSVGAQPTEQVAALLKLTGDWGKFKGDKDAVSTVRVKEPKAAFVADEKKKPVLKPKAEAPAAKAAPAEAEAPAADAAEAEQA, from the coding sequence GTGGCTGTCAAAATCCGTCTCAAGCGTCTCGGCAAGATCCGTGCGCCGTACTACCGCATCGTCGTCGCAGACTCGCGCACGAAGCGCGACGGTCGTGTCATCGAGGAGATCGGCAAGTACCACCCCACCGAGGAGCCCTCGTTCATCGAGGTCGACTCCGAGCGTGCGCAGTACTGGCTCAGCGTCGGCGCCCAGCCGACCGAGCAGGTCGCAGCACTCCTCAAGCTCACCGGTGACTGGGGCAAGTTCAAGGGCGACAAGGACGCCGTGAGCACCGTCCGCGTCAAGGAGCCGAAGGCCGCCTTCGTCGCCGACGAGAAGAAGAAGCCCGTCCTCAAGCCGAAGGCTGAGGCCCCCGCGGCCAAGGCTGCTCCGGCCGAGGCCGAGGCGCCCGCTGCCGACGCCGCTGAAGCAGAGCAGGCGTAG
- a CDS encoding RNA-binding protein yields the protein MLAPALEHLVKGIVDHPDDVRVTAQNSARGEVLEVRVNPEDLGRVIGRAGRTAKALRTLVAALADGRRVRVDVVDTDASGASA from the coding sequence TTGCTCGCTCCCGCGCTCGAACATCTCGTCAAGGGGATCGTCGATCACCCGGATGACGTTCGCGTCACGGCACAGAACTCCGCCCGTGGCGAGGTCCTCGAGGTTCGTGTGAACCCCGAGGACCTCGGCCGGGTCATCGGTCGTGCCGGCCGGACGGCCAAAGCCCTGCGCACCCTCGTGGCAGCGCTAGCAGACGGTCGGCGGGTCCGAGTCGACGTGGTCGACACGGACGCCTCCGGCGCCAGCGCGTAG